From Candidatus Binatia bacterium:
CGACGACCATTGTCGCGGTGATCGTCGCTTCGCGCACGCCGCCCTTGGCGGACGACGCCGTCGCAACCTCGGCAGTCGGAGCCGGCGGCGAAGCAGGCGAGCTGGCTGCGCACGCAGCGGTCATGGCCACGAGGCAGGAAAGGATCAGGCGAAGCATTCTCGGTGACGGCATCAATTGTTCTCCTTGTCGAGCGGTATGCATAGTCGGCGCGCCGGCCGTGCTGCACTGAGCGACAGGACAGGCTAGCAGACCTGCGGCGCGAGGCCACGCAGGCCGTGCGCTCTTTCACACCGCTACGGCAGGATCTCCAGCACGAGCTCGGCGGGACGGCAAAGGCGCGCACCGCCAGAGGTGACGACGATGGGGCGATTCATCAGGACAGGGTGCTGGACCATGAAATCGAGCAGCTCTTCGTCGCTCCATTTCGTGTCGGCCAGGCCAAGCTCCGCGTACGGCGTCCCCTTCTCACGCAGCAGCGCGCGGACCCCGTTTCCCGTCGCGGCGACGATCTCGCGAAGCTTCTGCTTGCCCGGAGGGTGCTTCAGGTACTCGATGACAGTGGGCTCGATGCCATGCTCGCGGATCAGCGCCAGGGTGCTGCGCGAAGTGCCGCAGGCCGGATTGTGGTAGATCGTGACGTCGCTCATGGCGCGTTCCCAGCAGTGGAGCGGCTCACGCGCAGAAGGTCGCAGACTTTCCGTGCGACGTCGAGCGCATCGGCAGCCGCAACCTTCTAAGGCAGCACATCATAGCGGATCTCGAGGATCTCGAGCTGCTCGGCGCCCTTCGGCGTGCGCAGCGTCACGACGTCGCCGACCGACTGGTTCATCAGCGCCCTTGCAACCGGCGAGATCCACGAGACGCGGCCGTTGGCGGGATCGAGCTCATCGATGCCGACGATGCTGATCGTACGCTCGCCGCCGTCGTCGCCGGCGACCGTGACGGTCGCGCCGAAGAATACGCGCTCGTGGCTGCGTCCCGTGTTGTCCACCACGCGTGCGCTGTCGATGCGCTTGGACAGGAAGCGGATGCGCCGGTCGATCTCGCGAAGGCGACGCTTGCCGTAGATGTAGTCGCCGTTTTCGGAGCGGTCGCCGTTGCTGGCGGCCCACGCGATCGTCTCGACGAGCTTTGGCCTTTCACCGTCCCAGAGTCGCGACAGCTCGTCGTTGAGGCGCTTGTAGCCGGCCGGGGTGATGTAGTTCTGGAATCCCGCGATCGACGCGGTTTCCCGGTCGGGATCGTCCTCGTCCGAGTCGGATTCCTTGGTGAATGCTTTGCTCATCGGGGGGTCGACCAGGCCTTCTTTCTCTATGACGCGGCAGCGGCGCCAGTTCCAGTGAAATACTCCAGCGGCATCGGCGTCCAACGCTCGGAGCGCGTTCCCGACGCGCCTTCCGAGGAGGCCCTCATGCGAGGCTGGTCGAGCAAAGGATTGTGGCAGACCGTCGTCCTCGGGGTCGTGGGCATCATCGGTGCCGGAGCAGTCGTGGCAAGTGGCGAAGTGGCGGCCGCGATCCGTGATGGAAATCTTCGCGGCTCTTCTTCCTCAGTGGGATCGCCGGGCTCGCCGGTCGTGACGGCGCAAGTGGTGGTTCCGCCGACGCCTACTTCGTGCTCCTGCGGAGGCTTCATGTGCCAGGGACGCGAGTATCCCGCGTGCACGATCCAGTGCTCGGCGCCCCAGCAGGCCAACTGCCAGTGCGGGTTCTGCGAAAGGACACTCGGTTCCACCAAGTCCACCCAGGTAGGCCCGGTCCAGAACACCTGCGAGTGCCGCTGATCAGACTTTCGGCGTGAACTCCGCGAGGTCGTAAATCCCCAGCGCCTCCTCGATGTCGCCCACGTGTCCGACGATGGACTCGAAGCCGCCGCGACCGAACAGCTTTTCTTCCTGGTCCTCGAAGCGCTCGCCGAGCGCGTCGTACTGCCGGGACGAGAACACGCGGTGCATCGCCGGGAACAGCACCGTATCCTCGCGCGCTTCGTGAGGTGCGTACATGCGCACGAACTGGCGCAGCGAGCGCGCCAGCGTCGGTCGGTCCGCGGCGGAGCCTTTTGCCAGCGTGCGGACGTCATCGGTGACGCGCCTGCCCGCTTCGTGCTGCCTGCGCAGCTCGGCGACGAGATCGGTGAGTATCCCGGCCTTTTCAAAGGCCGGGAACAGGAAGTTCTCTTCGAGCTTCTCGTGATAGTCCTCGACGAAGCGCCGCACCAGGTCGGCCGACTCGACGACTGCTCGAGCAGGGAATTCCTGTTTCGCGTCGATGCGCCGCGCGACTTCATCGTAGATCAGCAGGATGCGTTTGAGCACTCCGTGCTCGCGCATCAGGTCTTCGGCGGGAGAGACCTTGTCGTTGCGCGCTTGCGCCGGCAGCGCGGCGGCCACCACGACAGCACCGGTCGAGCCGGCCAGGAGGAGGAATCGGCGTCGCGTCGAGAGAGGCATCGGCATGCCGGTGAGATTTCGTCCACTGCGTTTGGATTGCAAGGCCCGACACGCTGCGCGGCTCCGCCTGCGGGTGCGCGGACGCGACATCGCGCCCGACACGGGGGACCGGGCGCGTTCAGCGAAATCGCGCCGGCCGCTTCTCGAGGAACGCCGTGACCGCTTCGCGATGTTCGGCAGATTTCCAGCACTCGCGCAGCATCTGCGATTCGAGCTTCTGCGCCGCTGCAAGATCGCTCTCGGCTGCGTTGCGCGACAGCAGCTCCTTCGTCATGCGCAGCTGGGGATCGGGGTTTTGCGCGATCATCGCCGCGAGCGCGAGCGTTTTCGGCATCAGCTCTTCGGGTGAGGCCAGGTGGTCGGCCAGGCGTATCGCGAACGCTTCGGCCCCCGAGTAGAGCCTTCCCGCCAGGCACATCTCGCTGGCAGCGCCGAAACCGACGCGGCTGGTGAGCAGATGCGTGCTTGCGAGTTCCGGCACCAGCCCCACCTTGATGAACAGCATGCCGAACTTCGCCTTCTCGGATGCGACGATGATGTCGCACGGAAGGATCATCGTCATGCCGATACCGACTGCGGCACCGTTGACGGCGGCGAGGATCGGCTTGGACCGGCGCATCAGCGCGACCCAGTCCAGTCCGGCCGGCATTCCACCCGATCCGGACGCGGTATCGCTGCCGGGATCGACGCCGTCGAGGCGCGACTTGAACGTCGCTTCCATGTCCGCGCCCGCGCAGAAGCCGCGGCCGGCGCCCGTCATGACGATGGCACCGACGGAAGGATCGGCGTTGGCCGCCTCGATTGCGGCCGCCTGCTCGACCGCCATCGCGGGCGTCCACGCGTTCAGCTTGTCCGGACGGTTGAGCGTCAGGACCATGACGGCTCCGTCCCTCTCGACGCGAATCAGCTCATAGCCCATGGTTCACCTGGC
This genomic window contains:
- a CDS encoding enoyl-CoA hydratase-related protein codes for the protein MGYELIRVERDGAVMVLTLNRPDKLNAWTPAMAVEQAAAIEAANADPSVGAIVMTGAGRGFCAGADMEATFKSRLDGVDPGSDTASGSGGMPAGLDWVALMRRSKPILAAVNGAAVGIGMTMILPCDIIVASEKAKFGMLFIKVGLVPELASTHLLTSRVGFGAASEMCLAGRLYSGAEAFAIRLADHLASPEELMPKTLALAAMIAQNPDPQLRMTKELLSRNAAESDLAAAQKLESQMLRECWKSAEHREAVTAFLEKRPARFR
- a CDS encoding hemerythrin domain-containing protein, whose translation is MPMPLSTRRRFLLLAGSTGAVVVAAALPAQARNDKVSPAEDLMREHGVLKRILLIYDEVARRIDAKQEFPARAVVESADLVRRFVEDYHEKLEENFLFPAFEKAGILTDLVAELRRQHEAGRRVTDDVRTLAKGSAADRPTLARSLRQFVRMYAPHEAREDTVLFPAMHRVFSSRQYDALGERFEDQEEKLFGRGGFESIVGHVGDIEEALGIYDLAEFTPKV
- the greB gene encoding transcription elongation factor GreB — protein: MSKAFTKESDSDEDDPDRETASIAGFQNYITPAGYKRLNDELSRLWDGERPKLVETIAWAASNGDRSENGDYIYGKRRLREIDRRIRFLSKRIDSARVVDNTGRSHERVFFGATVTVAGDDGGERTISIVGIDELDPANGRVSWISPVARALMNQSVGDVVTLRTPKGAEQLEILEIRYDVLP
- the arsC gene encoding arsenate reductase (glutaredoxin) (This arsenate reductase requires both glutathione and glutaredoxin to convert arsenate to arsenite, after which the efflux transporter formed by ArsA and ArsB can extrude the arsenite from the cell, providing resistance.), which translates into the protein MSDVTIYHNPACGTSRSTLALIREHGIEPTVIEYLKHPPGKQKLREIVAATGNGVRALLREKGTPYAELGLADTKWSDEELLDFMVQHPVLMNRPIVVTSGGARLCRPAELVLEILP